The sequence below is a genomic window from Wyeomyia smithii strain HCP4-BCI-WySm-NY-G18 chromosome 1, ASM2978416v1, whole genome shotgun sequence.
TCCTTCCGCTTGCCAAACTCCATCGCAATCAATCCGGTTTCGGAGGAGGCATAACTGTTGGATGTTTTACCATTCGGAAGTTTCGCCTCCAAGAGGCGTCGCAACCGTGGCGAAGCATGGCTGCCACTCAGACCCCAGCTCCGCAGGGAACTAAAATCGGCACTTTCTGCTCGTGGATGATTCAGCAGTAGAATCGCATGCGATGGGGGTGTAAAAAATTGCGTTGGTTTCAACCTTTCCAAAATGTCATAGAAAGTATCTTCATTAAAGGAACTGCGAGTGATCGCTCGGGTCGTTCCGGTTGAGACGGAGTTGAGCAGCGAAAAAAGCCCCGTCCCCCAGTACAGTGGACTAAAGTTGAAGATGAGATCTTTGGTTGGCGATCCACGTCTAGGTTGATTCAGCACCACAGCGATGTGAGCCTGAGAAACGCAAACTCCCTTCGGCTGACCGGTTGTTCCCGAGGTGCACAAAATTACGGCAATCTGCTCGCGTACATCACCATGCCACTGTGGACTGATTACACAACTTGTTTACTCGAAACCTTTCAAGGGGATTACCATTAAAGTACTTACACAAACGCAGCTTCGTTGCCCGTCTCCTGCAACAATTCTTCAACATTCCTCACGGATTCCCGCTCACTTTccaccacaaaaattaccggtttctggTTTAGAGATCTGGCGGCCCCGTCCAGAGTCGCTTTATAGACGGCTTCGTCACAAATCACTAACTCGGGCTGCACCAAACCCATCAAATAGCCAAGATCATCAGCGTGGAAATTGACGGGCAGAGCGACGAAGGTCACTCCGGCTATCAGCAAACCGAGCGCGATCGGAGTTAGGTTTTCACTGTTACAGCAAATCAGAGCGGCCATGTCACCCTTTCCGAAGCCCAGACTGGACAGGTTTTGAGCGACTCGAATCGCACGAAGTCGCATCTCCGCTGCACTCATCACCCGATCCTGGTGATCTGCATCGATCTGGAGTGCCTCGCCGCTGGGAACGCGATCGAGtgccgtcaaaatcaactgaccgAGGTTAGTTTGGGGATCCACGGCCAGCGGAGGCTGGCGGGAAATCCATTCCCGTCGCACCGTATCGAAACTATGAAACATGGCTAAGCTACTGGCTCGGTTATTAACACGAAACGTACTGAGCGCGCTTATCGAACAACAACCCATCAACGCGCATTAACTGCAATTACGATAAACCGTGCAGAGAGAGGAGTTTGTAACGGGTTTACTAGTAGCGTAAGTGAGTTTCATATAACGGCTAGAGACGGTTCTCAGTCGTTTGGTAAACTTCATGTCAAGTGTTAAAAATAAAATCCACACACAGCCGGACACTTTCGAAACGACTGTCAGTGAAGTGACATGATAACGGATTCACCTCTTCTTCTAGCATCAAAGCATGCGCTGCTCTAACTGATCACTTCGGGACGAAGATAAAGAACGTTAGGATGATGATTTAAATTTACGCTTCGCAACCTCttgtttgcacatttttttcatttttgttgacCAGTATTATCCACTCAACAAaatgcaaaacaaaacaaaggaagtaataaaacaaaaatatattctttCAGTGAAAAGTATGCGGAAAATTTTTGTTACCTTTACACTCTTCATTAGCCGTTACTTGTTTCTTCTTTACTCGTACTTTGAACGAAATCTTGTGCATTTTATTCGAACTTTAGCGTTACTTCACGAAAACataaaatttggttttatttcttCAGTGGATAATATTTCTAAAGTTGGAGATAGTCGACTACCTCCActcaatattgtagaacaaattttggcgtagaactacgtctttcgagaagttcgactacataaaataattttgaacatttcaaattgGTTGATTCCTTACGATTGACGATGACGAATCGAATATCAGAtacgatcaaagtcaaaagacaaatcgtttgaaatggttAATTTTATCggattctgtacatcacctcgattctggaaatatccatattgagtagtatatggtcattttcggctgtttttcagaaaccggaagtcgctatcttagcattcaaaatggtatttggagtcGATTTTAGGCatctgtgcatcatcacgaatacggatttatattgggtggtatttggtcacgtTAGActatttcccagaaaccgggagtcgtCATTTGGCATGTAAAGTCTATTTCGAGAAAGTGCGAATGATGCTCATCGAGTCCAAAATACCCAAACGTATGTGGAATGAAGCTGCATTAACCGGTGTCTACATCATAAACCGTAGTCCAACAAACGCTGTTTCGGAAAACAAAACCCCTATTGAGATGTGGACAAAACATAAACCAGATATGATGAAGCTACGAGTATTTGGCTGCAATGCGTATGGTTCCTGCGCAGCAGCGCAAGAAACTAGATTCGAAGAGTTAGTTATCATTAATGGTTGGTTATGCACCCAATGGGTATAGTATAGACTGTGGAACATTAGTCAGCCTATAGGATTAGTCAGCTTCTATAGGCTTTCTACTAAACACGCAGCTGAAACTTGGCATACCATGCTCATAGGTTGCTGCGATaacccaattgaaaatgaaaactcCGGGAAGGGGTGAGAAAAATGATACTCGGAAAAAAATAGAAAGCCcaagatcgtagatttttttttgccgcacgcaagatcgtagatttttttttgcaagtaagctaacataattaccttccataggaaatttatgaaactcaattatctgtcttagttatttttttaccaccatccgaaaaaagtccattttttcaacgcatacgttagcacaaaacgacatttttagcccattgaaacatctgtgtaaggtattagcagagccggatttatgggggggcccagggggcccgggcccctgGCCCCCTAATTtttagggcccccacaaatcgacaaaaagatttttctctttaaaaatgagatttaatcaaaagttcgatttacagtaagaaaatttgaacagacaatttcaatctgacactttccttcagtgttattttttcgcgagcgccaatatcacaactacatccataagagttcaacttggattctcttggaatgacacacattaacataccatttgaatcgaaccagcgcgcattaaacgcctagagttaaagcttagccgactgtcactaaaagcgccaatcgaactgtcaaaactcgttccaatcgaacatcagcaatgttaaaactatgatgaaaaaactgttgactgtttgattggaatttttcagtgacagtcggccaaactttagcTCTAGAGCTTTAGCAcgcatgggaggtaaagcaaaggaagaaaataacccacaagtttttttaatgcattgcttttgcttacttgtccgaatcagggataccagatgtgcttttcaaaatgcagattttctgagctcgtgtgcagattttattgacctgcagatgtttgtagttttttcctagtttctattattgtcagagtcgtcttatatttgcgccgtctttctcaaattgtgtgcaaatttttgcctgtggatcgcatttttttttcaaattgcggtagtttttttttcaggtatcaagaaaaaacttgaagatgaaacttattaaaaataggttgcgcgCGACTGTGAAAaatgaaaggcagtcaaacttagcattattatgtttcaagtacgagtatactgaagaagttgaatgttgattatttaattaataagtttcctgcaaaaaaactcgtaaagcatagtttacagttccaagcaaagtgaaaaatttgacaagtgaaaaagcgtaaattttcgcttgcgaaatctgtcgtgaaaaccggtttgtggaacacgcaggtaattcaccaccctgcagtttacagtttaagtgaagtgaaactcacgagtttacacctcgagcgaagtgaaaattggctgcaactgacagaatagaaacgcacgcaagttttcgcttgctgctccttttttcactagcgcttgcatgcgtgaaagaaataaacccaagtggaaaagatgagatccacaaccatcgatttcgctggatcgaatttgtttacagttccaagcgaagtgaaattttttgcaggttgcatttttcacgagcgtgaaaaaatgaacatgttgtatgagattttcacttcgcttggaactctaaatagagcttaagaaaaaattctaacaaatttttggtaatttttcaatagcaaataaatgcttttaactcgtacgataaaaaacagttttgttttattttgggccccccactataactgggccccgggcccccacaatcgtaaatccggccctgggtaTTAGCCAgatcaaaataattgattgaaatgcttggcctatgttgcgtggaattgcacaggtttttcagttgatacactaaggacattgcagcggcaaaagtaccgggcaaatctgtgttgatcactaactactagtatttatttctatacttcaaaataccattttcaacttctaaaattttgaagaactcgaaattctggctacgcccaagctattagtattttttcacaacatttatttcaactgctattagttactctgtttttatattattttaactttctagtacttacttttactaaatgcaatcatttttatcaaaaaacttgattttccttTACAACTATATTGAGTCAACGGAGTTCACCGTTTCAAACTCgagattgaattttttttaaaagtgttCGGGgcttttggaaatatttttcataagcTCAACTTCTGGAGTTCAGAAGCTTATTTTAAATCTATTCCTTGTTTTAAGTTTTGCTGGTCTTCAGAAGTGTTTCCTCTTCATTTTAGATTCCATTCGGGCATTTTTCAGGCTCACTTTTCTAACCTGTGGAGAAGTTTTTCCCTATTCTGAACTAAGCTTAGGAATATTTTTTCCCTTAAGAAGCGCTTTtcgtcattctgagctcaattggaATATTATCGGCTTTctcgtttttgttttgtaattattaGTTCAAGGCGTTTAAAAGTGGAGTCTTGTTctcatttttggatttttttcactATTCAGAACTCAATAAATGTTTTTTAGGCTTATCTGGCTTccaaaagagattttgtcttagaattttcaacttaatatcttttctatttttttccttttttaaaagTGTTTTTGCACTATTTTAGGTTACTCTTAAAAGCACAATTTATTGCGCTATTtaagatttagaaaaaaaacttaaacttCAGAAAAGTGTTAAGCtaatctgagcttaattttgtgCCTGTTTTGGAGTTTTCTATAATCCTACAGTCCAAAGTGTCGCCAAAATCCATCTAAACACGCAGCTGAAACTTGGCATACCATGCTCATAGGTTGCTGCGATaacccaattgaaaatgaaaactcCGGGAAGGGGTGAGAATAACGatactcgaaaaaaaaagagaaatgaaAAGCTAGAGCAAGCTAAATGATTTTTTATATTCACTTGACAAAAGTTTTGAGCTCATAATTAACCAGGTTGGAGCTTGGTGCGAGAAACAGTGCTTGGCATACAGgcaaaagttttgttttatggGGAAAGTTTTCCCCATGCTGGTACGCCAGAGTATCTCTCCTAGCTTATGTGATATGAAGATGACTAACGAAAGGAACCATGTTCTGATTATTTTCCTCTGATAGCAATGCCAAATCGTTGGATCCATCCAGCGGATACTGGGCGGAGTCACTGCCGGCCCTCGAAACACCCCTCTGTGCGGTTGTGGATCCGGTTCGAGACTTCCGCTGGCATGCTCTGCGCTGTGGAGGACCCGAAACGGCTGCGTTTTTGTGCGAACTTCCAGGTAATTTGTGTTTATTGAAAAATCAATAGTAGTAATGAtttctttattttcagttcccaCTTGGGCAATTGATTGTACCGTAACTTCGATGCCCTCGCTAACGGTGCAGTACATGTCGGACAGCGGTGCGGTTCAACTGTCCCGTGATTGTGGTGAGCAGGGAACCCGACATATGTCTTGCCAGGGCAAACTCGACAAGGATTCTATCCTGCAGCAACTGCAGTGTGCGGAGAGAGAGGATGATGCCGAAGCACTTGCCACGGAAACCGCCGAAAACAATCAACTTCCAGCGGTCGAATTGACTCCCGTTGCACAGCAGAAGACGCCCCTTGTTACGAGACAACCATTGCTTCCGGAGATTTTGGAGCACGACATTCTGACGGTAGTCTCGAACAACGACGAAGACAACAGCATCGATGTTAATCCGAATCAAATCGAAGACACGGTCAAGAATGTGATCAATAAGTTCAACCTAGCAGATCTAATGCAGGCTGAACAGTCGCTGCACAGTGACGAAGTGGACGGACATTTCGATGGAGAACATCTGAAGGACGGAAAGAAAGTTGGCGGAAAGAAATATTCACCTTTGTTTGAGAAGAAGGAGAAGTTCGGCAAGAAGGACGATCGAAAGCAAGACGAAGATGACGAGTTGATGATGGGTGACCAGCCGGATGAAACCGAAACGCAGCCAATCGATATCGTTCAACAGGCGGTGAAACCGACCGAAGGGGACTCAGATGAGAGTGGCTCTTCCGTAGTGGCGGGAGGATCCACCGAAGGTGGATCAACATTGGAGGAAAGCACAACGGCTGACTCTAGGTTGCGAAGAGCTACCGACGAAGAATCCTCATCCGAAAGCACGCCGGTTTCAACTACGGAAATAACGCCGACTACGGTCACGACATCAGCACCCACCACGACGACAGCGGAGCCGACAACCTCAAGCACTGCAAGCCACATTCTGCCGACTACACCGAAGAAGGAAATATCCTCCGTTGGGGATCACTTCATTCCTCCGATGTTGTTGGTAAAAGCACGCTTCACCTCTACGAAGACCCACGTGGAACCCATTGCTACTACTGAGCTCGTGTCGGAAACA
It includes:
- the LOC129719105 gene encoding probable 4-coumarate--CoA ligase 3 is translated as MGCCSISALSTFRVNNRASSLAMFHSFDTVRREWISRQPPLAVDPQTNLGQLILTALDRVPSGEALQIDADHQDRVMSAAEMRLRAIRVAQNLSSLGFGKGDMAALICCNSENLTPIALGLLIAGVTFVALPVNFHADDLGYLMGLVQPELVICDEAVYKATLDGAARSLNQKPVIFVVESERESVRNVEELLQETGNEAAFVPQWHGDVREQIAVILCTSGTTGQPKGVCVSQAHIAVVLNQPRRGSPTKDLIFNFSPLYWGTGLFSLLNSVSTGTTRAITRSSFNEDTFYDILERLKPTQFFTPPSHAILLLNHPRAESADFSSLRSWGLSGSHASPRLRRLLEAKLPNGKTSNSYASSETGLIAMEFGKRKDGSVGQLMPHLNAKVVDECGMAVGIGEHGELLISTRIPFMGYYNDEKATRELVDEEGWIRTGDIGYFGASSSYGHLNSVAGNARPRRPNRVCHQRCLFSFGK
- the LOC129717899 gene encoding transcription initiation factor TFIID subunit 12-like, whose amino-acid sequence is SDSNAKSLDPSSGYWAESLPALETPLCAVVDPVRDFRWHALRCGGPETAAFLCELPVPTWAIDCTVTSMPSLTVQYMSDSGAVQLSRDCGEQGTRHMSCQGKLDKDSILQQLQCAEREDDAEALATETAENNQLPAVELTPVAQQKTPLVTRQPLLPEILEHDILTVVSNNDEDNSIDVNPNQIEDTVKNVINKFNLADLMQAEQSLHSDEVDGHFDGEHLKDGKKVGGKKYSPLFEKKEKFGKKDDRKQDEDDELMMGDQPDETETQPIDIVQQAVKPTEGDSDESGSSVVAGGSTEGGSTLEESTTADSRLRRATDEESSSESTPVSTTEITPTTVTTSAPTTTTAEPTTSSTASHILPTTPKKEISSVGDHFIPPMLLVKARFTSTKTHVEPIATTELVSETTQTSESTVSTMQTSSPALTSEDVTTDVPSTVSELTTTKSSPLETETTVAHQIVEITFDDKELSSKIGTLSITTRPFTTVEAKPSTVSPQSTTVNNVTSTSGQSSTQPDSTVPVSPSSTLSTTTSTTTVAPTSTASSSTTTTTTVAVPTEHELQRDEPEEEVTNHESDDELDDQQHPELHNSFSNIENYQPYKPNRHRSLTKPEVHSNCGNYIKKILG